The sequence GTTGGTGTGGCTCTTGCCCTAGAGCAACTGGAAACCATAGGTTACGGTGAACATTAAATGGCTGCGGCCCGAATCCACATTGTGGGGTAGGCGAGGGGCGTAGCTATTGGTCTCAGTGTCCCATGAACCGCATTGATCAGAACCCTCAAAGCCATAACCAAGACAATAGCCTTTTTTGGTGATGTTGTTGTAATACTCTAATTTTAAGTCGAACTTCAAATTGTAACGGCTCAAAAAGTAGCCTAAGAACAAAGCCACGCTTTGTTCATTCGCTCTAGGTGAGGTGGTTAAACGCCCCAGCACCTTCCAAGTGATGCCATGGAAACGTGAGCCAAAGTATAAAAAACCATTGAGCGCGTCTTTGCCGACGATGTTGTTGATCTCGGCGTCGTAAATGCTGTTGGTCCAAATGTTGTAACCCAAGGGGTCGCCATAAATGCCGATGTCGCCGTTGGCATTGCCGATGTTCTTGTAAATACTACCGCCAAATTGCCATTTATTGTAATAAAAGCGGGAGCGGAAAAAGAGGGTTTGCCCGGCTTTGCCCATGGTTTCTTGCCCGAACAAGATGATGTCATAACCCCGCCCAGAGGGGGGAAAGAAGGGGAAGAAGCCTACAAAAGTGCCGACCCAACGGAAACCCTTATTTCTAAAGTGGGGGTTGGTGTCGTAGGTGATGTTGATCCCGGGAGCGTTCATGCGTCCAAAGATCGAATAAAAATAGGGGTTGACTTTCCAATGGTCTTTTTGGTATCTAAACTCGGCGATCATTAAGGGCTTACCGCTGGTGTAGTAACGCCCAAAGGGCCAGAACCAGTCGCTAGACGCAGAAGCCCTAGCGTCCGAGTAGAGCACCCTTAATTTATAGTCCTTGTATTTGACATACCCTTCTACACCTTGGCTAAAGGAGGTGAACCAGTCGTAATCGGAGAGCTCATAACGCCCCCCCTTAACGCCAAAAATCCCCTTGTAGTCGTAGCTCAAGTAGGCGTTGTGCACCATGGCGTAGCGGGGTTGTTGCACATTTGAACCGCTATGCCCGGCATACCACCCGATATATTCCCAAAATATCCCCCCATCGTGGTTATAATAATTTTTTCCCCCATTGACCGCTGGACCGCCCGGCTGCCCGGGTGCGATGTCGTTGCCTTGATACGCCGTAGAGTCGTAGGGCAGGGCAGAGAGCATGCCCCCCACTTCGGCGTGCAAACCCTTATAAAGGTCCATGCTGACATTCATTTCGGCTAAAAGCGAGGTGTAACTGCCCGTCGGGTAAATGAACTTGGAGGGGTTGTATTTTTTGTTGTTGAAGCCATAGAGCGTGTAACTGCTCAGTTTCCCACTAATGCTCATATCAAAAGCCAAAATGCGTTCTGAAACAAGAAGCATAAGAACAAGCCACTTATGGGCGGTGCGGTTCCCTCTAAATTGAACTTGCATGGCGACCTGCTCGAGATAGATTTATGAAAACTAAGGCGGGGTATTATAACAAGAATACCTTAAGGAGAGAGCCCTTAAGGTAAAAACAAAGGCTAGAAGCTGTAGCTGATGTGGGTCATCAAGTGGCTACGGTCTTGTACAACCGTATGGGCAATGCCCCCCGTGTTTTGCGGACCTTGGAAAAAGCCTGCAGCTGAGAACGCACCCGTGTTCAAGCTCAAAGGTTGCCCCATGTAGCTTAGGAAGCCCACACCTGGGTTATAGCCCGCACGGATGACTTGTAAGAACCATTCGAGCTTGATCCCGGCTTTGATGTGTTTGCCAAATTGGTAGTCCAAATACAACGCTAGAGCCTGACCATCCGCACGAGGAGCGGTGGTGTACCTTTCTGCCAACTCCCAGTCAAACTTGCCATACACCGCGCCGGTTTTCACATAAGCAGTGAAAGCATCGGCGTCGGTGATGTTGTTGATAGACGCAAACCCTAGTGAGTAGATACCACCGGTCCATTGTTCGACGCCATCGATCGCTACGGGGTTACCATAAGTACCGATGTTTGGGTTCGGGTTGCCGATGTTATCGTAGATACCAAAGCCCACATTGTAGTTATTGAAGTCCAAGCGCTCTTTAATCAAAATGGTCGCCCCGCCCGGACCTTGTAGCCCGCGCCATTTACCGCCATCTAACCAAGGATCCCAGGTGTTATACCTCGCAGGGGCGTAACGACCATACATAGCGTTGTCCCATTGGTAAACATACATGCCATAGAAAGTGGTCTGGGAGCGAAAGCCCCGACCGCTAAACTCGGGGTTGGTGTCGTAATACATTTTGATCTCAGGAGCGGTGAACACTTCAGGCGCAAACCACACATGCGGGTGGATGGAGAAGTGTTTGTTCACTTGGTAGATCACCCCGACTTTGTGTTCGCCCCAAGGTTTTTCACGATAGATGGGGAACATCCATTGCCCGTCAGCAATACCACGGCCCCAGGAGCTGAACACTTGGAAGGTCAGCTTATTCGTGAGTTTAAACATGCCGTAGAAACCTTGGGTCAACTGGTAGAACCAGTCGATGTCTTTGACTTGCGTGGTGTCGTAACGCCCGGCGATGATCCAAATTTTATCGCTTTTGTATTGGACATTCGCCTTGTAGATTTCATACCTACGCGACTGCCCCGGGGTGTAGGCACTGGCGGGGTAGTAGTTGGGGAACAAGCCGTTCCACTCACCCATAAACATATAACCGATACCCCTAGGGTCAGCTACGCCGCCGTGCTGCATGGCGTATTGGTAAGAGCCTTGCACGGGGTGCGCACTCGGGTCATCGAAAGGCACACAGAAACCGTTTGCGCTGTCCGGACCGTTATAGTTACTTCCACAAGCATTCGCCCAAGACTTCGGTATTTTAATGTCGCTAGCGTATTTATCGTAGCGAGTGTTATCGTAGGGCATGCCCCCTAGCGCACCGCCTAAGGTAAAGCTCCAACCCTTGCCTAAATGCACGGTGCTTTCTAATTTACCCGTCAACTCCACAAAAGTACCGGTTGGGTAAAGCCCCTTCACCGGGTTAATGGGGGAGTTGTTGAACCCCACCTTGGAGAAGTTGATGAGATCGCCATGCACTTCATAGCTGATCGCATCTAACCCACAAACCCCCAAAGAGGAGGAAGCCAGCAAGGCGGGCGTTAGCGCATTGCGCAACTTACGCACCCCCTCTACTAATTTACTCCATCTAGTGTCTTCGTTCTTCTTCATGCCTTGTAACCTTTTTTTCGTTTTATCTTCATTCATTAAGTGCTGCCTTCAAATCGCAGATTGGTAACCCTAGGTATTTAGAGAACTACGCAGAACACCCGCAAGGCCCCAGAACCGGGCTACTCCCGAGACTACGATTGTGTAAGTGCATTCTAATATAGTTTTTGTATTTTTTTTCTTAAAGAAACGCATTTTAATTTAAAAATTTGGTAAATAAATAGAATGTTACTTTAAGTATTTTATTAATACTAAGCCTAAAACTTCAGAGTGACATTCGTCATGATATGGCTTCTGTCTTGGTAATTCGCCCTATAGTCGGGTTTATTCCACTGGGGTGCGCCAAAGTAGCCCACTTGGTAGCCCTGGTGCATTTGCACCCCGTAGTATTCGAGCTTAAAGTGCAAGAACACCGAGCGGGTGAAGGCGTAGTCTAAGCTTAGGGCTGTGGAGTATTCATTGCTGCGCCCGATGTGCCCTTGCACATTGCGGTTGGCAAGACTCACGCGTCCAAAAATGTGCCATGCAAACTTTTTATAAATGCTGCCCACAGAGCCGTAAATGGTCGTGGTGTTGGCGTTGGTGAGAGCGTCAGCCAGCCCGTCGTAAGCTGTGTTGTCCCAAAAGTCAAACCCGACAATGCTTGAGCTCACATAGTTATTTACATAGGAGGTGTTGTTCCCCATGGGCATGGTGTGGCTGCCTAGGAGGGCATCGGAGTTGCCAAAGGTGTGGTAAAGCCCCAAGATGATCGCCAAGCGGTTCCACCAAAAGGCTTGGCGGATGTTTAAAGTTACCCCGTATTTACCCACATATGAACCATGCTGTAATGAATCCCAAATGCTGTATTGTTTTGTGCTTGGGTCATACCAGCCCGAATCGTAAACGGGGATTGTCAGCATGAAAAGGGTTTGGGAGCGAAAGCCCACAAGTTGGAAGTTTTTATTGGTGTCGTAGATGAGCTTAAAGCCGGGGGCGTTGTAGGTTTTAGGCGCAAAATAAAAGAACGCCTGCGCACTCAATTTTTTATAGTCGTAAGTGGCGGTGATGCCATGCCAGCCGTAGTTGATCCATGATCGATCGTCTTTGGGATTCCCGCCGGGTTTTAAATAGGGGGTTGAAGCGTAGAACTGGTAAATCCAAGAGTTAAACGCCAAGCCCCGCCCATAGGAGCTCCACCACCAAAATTTGAGATTTTTAATCGGGCGGTAGTAAAACTCAAAGCCTTGGTTTGACCCGCTCATGAAGTCAATGTTGGCTTCATAACGCCCGATTTTAAAGCCAAACTTATGCTTGTAGTCGTATTGTAAAAAAGCGGTGTCGAGCACATAGGGGCGGGCGTGGTAAGCCCCCACTGATTGGCTCAAATATTTATTGAAAAAGTAGCCATGCCAGCCCCCGATAAAGTTGTGTACCACGGAGCCGTAAATTTGCCCATCTTGATCCCTTAAATACTTGGTCGAGTCGTAGGGCAAGCCCGCCATCGCCCCGCCTAGGCTGAAACTGAGTTCGTGGTCTGTGGTGTGTTTGGGCAGCAGCCCCACTTTCATTTGGGCAAAGCCGGCGATGTCGACAAAACTCTCTGTGGGGTAAATGCCGTACTTAGTGTTGATTTTAGAGTGGTTAAACCCTATTTTAGAAAAGCTGTCTAAACGCCCCGTGATTTTAAAATCAAAGGCTTTGAGGGGGTTTATTAAAAAAGTCAAAGAATAGAGAATGTGGCTTAGTTTGCGTGTGATCAATGCAACCCCTTGGATTTAGTCTTTAAGCTTTTAGCACAGATTTAAGTGGTGTCATGCCCATTTTTAGACAGAGTGTGCAGAAGCTCCTATAAATGTTACAAAATGTTACTAAAATTGTGCCTTAATGGCGGTCATTAGATAACTTCTATCTTGGCGGGTGGCGGGGGCACTCGGGTCTTTGGTATACCATTCGGCGATGTTGTAGCCCTTGTGGGTGTCGACTTCATTGTATTCGAGTTTAATGTTCGTTGAAAAATAACGATTCCATTTGATCCCTAAGTTCCATGCTAGGCTTTGTTCATTGGCTCTAGGCGAGAAAGTCAAACGCCCCACAAGCCCCCAAAAGAGTTTTTTATGCACTCCACCCATAAACACAAAACCTGTTACAGCATTGGGTGAGATCATGTTATCCATCAACCCCCCGTAAACGCTGTTGTCGCGGTAGTCGATGCCAATGGGGCTTCCGTACCAGTTGATTCGAGCATTGGCGTTGCCGAAGTTTTGGAAGTACCCCCCGCCAAAGTTGTATTGGTTATAGTCAAAGCGTTGGCGGATGTATAAACTCACCCCACCCTTACCCAGCATAGAGCCCCGATACCATGTATCGTAGAGGTGTGGGCTGTAAATGGGAAAAATCACCGTCATGTCGGTTAAGGATTTAAAGCCCAACCCCGCAAAGGAGGGGTTGCTGTTGTAGTGGAGTTTCACCCCGGGGTGGTGTAGGTGTTGGGCGAGAAATACACAAAGCCCACCGCTGAAAAATGTTTTGTATCGTAATTCAAGCCCACAGCGTGGATGCCCAAATCCACCACCTTGCCCTGCTTGTTCTTAGTCGTGATGGGGGCATACCAAGGGCGGATAAACTCGCCCACCGCCAAAGCCCTACCAAAGGAGCTAAACCAGCGCAACTTAAAATAAGGGCGGAATTTATAGGAGGCCTCAAAGCCTTCGGTGTAACCGCTCATAAAAATAGTTTTGGAAAGGTAACGCCCGGCGATGATGGTTAGGGCATGGTGGTAATCGTAGCGCAAAAAAGCGTTATAGAGCACATAGGGGCGGGCGTGCTGGGTGGATTCAATATTTGATGTTTTCCAAGGGGCGTTGCCTAAAAACCCCCACCAACGCCCAAAATAGTAGTAGATTTTAGATCCATAGAGCTGTCCCGTGCTCTGATCGATTAAGGTTTTGGTGGAGTTGTAAACAAGCCCCCCCAGCCCCCCCCCTAACCCTGCGCTGATTTTATTGTTCTCGTTTTCCCACAAGCTCGCATCCACTTGGGCTTTGAGGGTTAGGGTCATGAAACTTTCTGTGGGAAAAATGCCCTCTTTAGAGTTGATGGGGGAGTGGTTAAAACCGATCTTGGCGACCGATTCACTTGTCCCGCTAAATTTATAATCAAAAGCCCCCATAGAACCCACACAGCACACATAAAAGAGCAAGCCCCTACGGCTCATCTATCTCACCTCTATTGGGTTTTAAGTCTTATTCTACGAGATCAGAGCTTCACCTTAATCTCGGTAAAAATATGGCTTCTGTCTTGGTCGGTGGCAGGCTGATCGGGTAAGAAAGGTCCGTTCCAACCAATTTTATAGCCGTGACGCATGATTTGGTTATAGTATTCCACTTTAATGTCGGCATAAAAACGCTTAGAAAACTCGTAACCGAGGTTAAACGCAAAAACCTGTTCATCCGCACGGGGACCATAGGTCAAACGGCCGATCAAACCCCAAAGCCATTTTTTATACACCCCCCCGCCAAAGAGAAAGGCGGTGAAGGCGTTGGAGTCCATCATGTAAGAGAGGGAGTTAATGGTGTTGGCATAAACCGTGTTGTCCCAAAAGTCAAACCCTAGACGGCTCCCGTGGTAGCCGATCATCCAGTTGGCGTTGCCAAAGTTTTGGTAAATTCCGCCCCCAAAGTTGTAGTTGTTGTAGTCAAAGCGCTGTTTGATCATCAAGCTGTGGGCGTTTCTGTGTGAGATCATGCCAAACTGGTAGGTGTCCCAAAAGCGTTTGGCATAAAAGGGGTTTAACACCGTGATGTCGGTTTGCGAGCGCCAGCCTATCCCTTTAAATTTGGGGTTGCTGTCATACATCAAAGTAAAGCATGGGCTGTATTCGTTGTTGGGCGAAAAATAGACAAAGGGCACCACACTAAAGCCCTTATACTCCCAAGTGATGTAAAAGGCGTGCACCCCGGGGTTGATCTTCTTGCCATCGGCTAGGGTGTAGGTTTTGGGAGAGTAGAAGTTATACAGCCACTCGTTGTAGGCAAAGCCCCGTCCAAAGCAGCTAAACCACCAAAACTTAAAATGGTTTAAATTTAAGGTCATGTCCAGCCCTTGCGTGTAACCACTCATGTAGTCGGCTGGTGATTCATAACGCCCACCCCTGAATCTAAAAATGTTCTTGTAGGAGTAGTCGATGTAGGCGTTGTAGATCACATAGTTACGGGTATTATTGGCATAGCCTTGCACACAATCTGCCGTGTTTACCCCCCCAATGCTTGTGGCATTCGACATGGCTTGTAACTGGGCTGCACTTTTGCCTGCGTAGGATGCTTGGCTTCCTCCCCCTGCCCCATACCAGCACTGCGCCCAAGGCTTTTGCCCCACGAGCCCGCCCCAGTAACCAAAGTAGTTCCACGCCATACTCCCATAGGGTTTGCCCGTAACTTGGTTGATGGTGTCTTTGGTGCCATCATAGAGCAACCCTCCCCCAAAGCCCCCTAAACTGCCCGACATGTGGTGTCCGTTAGCCCGGGCAGCTTTGGGCATGATTTCGGGAAGATCCATTTGTAAATACCCCACAATGGTTACAAAGGTTTCTGTCGGATAAAGGCCCTTATTGGTGTTGATAGGTTTGTTATTGAACCCAATCTTAGAAAACGACTCGACCCCGGCCTTGAACTTGGCAAACTGCTCTAATTGCCGTAGGTCAAAATGTTTCCAATCCATGGAGGAAGCTTGGGACAGAAGACCCAAATAGGCCACTAAACTCTTAGAGAGTAACACAACTTTTTTCATTTTAAATCCTTTTGCTATCGTGAAGTCCTTGGATAGAGCACACCCAAGAACCCTCGTTATAGAAACTTGTGAGACCAACTCGGTGGGGTTATTGTGTTACCCTGAAGGTACGCCTCGCGCAAAAGAGCATTGCGCGCATCATCCTCCTTCCGCAAAGAATGACCATGATTAGAGAAGAAAGGCTTTGTGGGGATTTTGTCAAGGTTATTGTTATTTTATCCATCAACTCTCCTCAAATCTAAAATTTTCAAGCAAATATCTAAGAATATTTACCCTTGTACGCTAAGGATAGCAAAAATTTGCTTAAGCCCCCCCGATCTCAAACCTCCGTATCCCCTTTGCTTGTCCGTCTAAAACGAAACCATGATGTTTGTGTAAAGGGCACTTCTATCCTGATAGCCACCGCTACAATAAGTTATACAGATTTGATTGTTCAAGCCGGCTTGGTAGCCCTTGTTGGTGTGCACCCCATAGTATGCAAGGTCGACCGTTGCTTTGAGGTATTGGTTGAAGTTGTAGCCTAGGGTGAGCATGTAGCGGCCCTCCCATGCCACGGGTGCGCTTGTCCACTGCCATTGCATCCGCCATGTGAACTTTTTATTAAAATGCGTGGCTCCATAGGCGATCGCCCCTGTTACAGCATTGGCTTTTAAAGCCGTACCCGCCGTGCCCACATAGATGCTATTACCCCCCAAAAGCACACCAGCCGGGTTACCCATGTTGCCCACATAGGTGTTGGGGTTGCCAAAGTTCTTGTAAAAAGTCCCCACAAGGTAGAAGTTATTGTAGTCAAAGCGTTGGCGCAAGATGAGGCTTTGGCCGGTTTGGGTGATGGGCGTGCCGTATTTATACTTCACCGCCCCCGTTGAACCAAAGACCATCCAAGGCTCATACACGGGGAAGATGGCGGTGATGTGGGTGTCTGATTTAAAACCCTTGCCGTCAAAATTAGGGTTGGTGTCCCAGCCGAGCGTAAAACCCGGGGCGTTGAAAGTCTTGGGCGAGAAGTAGTAGAAGAACTCCGCCAATAATTTATGTTGGTTGTAAATGAGTCTCACAGCATGTGTACCGTAAGAGAGCTTGTAGCCTACAGGGGTCCAACCCCCTTGGGCGTTTTTCACATAGCCCCCGCTGTAAGAGGTTCTAGGGGCATACCAGTTGATTAGAAATCCACCGCTGGCGATCGCACGCCCCCACGAGCTAAACCACACCAAGCGGGCGTGTTTGTATTGCCCAAAGACCTCAAAGCCTTGGGTTTTCCCACTTCTGTAGGGCATTGTAGAGGTGTAGCGGCCACCCTTGATGCCAAAGTAATCCTTGTATTGGTACTCCAAAAATGCATCGCTCCAAATGTAGGTACGCGAGTTTTTTCGAATGAAGCTGTCCTTTAGGTTGTCGTCATCGGTGGCGATGGAGTTGTGGTTGCCGTCTAGATATCCATTGTAGTAACCAAAATAGTTGAAGATTTGGCTGCCCCGATCGAGGTTTTTGGTGCTGTCGTAGAAAACGCCCCCGACCATGCCCCCGATCCCACCTTTCAGCACATGGGCGGATTTCTTGGGCAAAAAGCTCATGCTTAAATCCAAATACCCGGACACGGTGGCGTATTGTTGCATGGGGTAAAGCCCTCTCCTGCGGTCGATCTCTCTCGTGTTGAACCCAATTTGAGAGGTCTGCTCGGCACGCCCGCCAAATTTATACTCGAATGCATCCATAGAGGTTGCAAAAAACATCAATGGTCCACAGACATAGGTTAGAACGGAGAAGTTCGATCTAATGCCTAAATGTTGCCCTTGTCGTTGTTCATGTCTATCTTGCATATTGTCTCCTTGGCTGATCCGAATAGACCGAGTAAAAACCTTCTTTTAGCCCTATTAGAAGTCGTCCTACATTTAGGATTATAAATTGGAAACTCTGTTAGAGTTGCCCCAAGCCCATGCCAAAACCCTAGAAAACAAAGGGATGCTACACAAAGTAACTAAGCCCATAGAGGGCTTTAAACTTTGGTTTATAAGATTTGGGGTTTGTGTGGACTAATTGTAAAATTGCCTAGTTTTCGGTAGAATGGCACTTTTTGATGTGAATTGAAAGATAAGGGGCATGATGAATAAGTATTTTGTAACGGGGCTTGTGTCTTCTATTTTGAGTGTGTGGTTGGTGGCGCATAACTTGCCACAGGACGGAGTGGCACAAAATACCCCCCACACCCAAAACTTTAAAAAAAAAATAGCAGATCCACAACCCAAGAGCGGCTCAATGCCCTAAAAAAATTCTCCAATGTGGTGGAACAAGTTGAACGCTACTATGTAGACAAGGTCAGCATTAACGACATTGTGGATAAAGCCATCGATGGCTTGATGACGAACCTAGACGCGCACTCATCCTACTTAACGCCTAAGAAATTCCGCGATTTTAGAGCCCAAACAGAGGGCGAATTTGGGGGGCTTGGCATCACCGTGGGTATCCGCGATGGTGCGCTCACCGTGATCGCTCCCTTGGATGACACCCCCGCCTTTAGAGCCGGGATTAAGGCCGGGGATGTGATCTTAAAAATCAACCAAGAGAGCACTTTAAACATGAGCATTGACAACGCCGTTAATCTCATGCGTGGCAAGCCTAAAACCCCCATTGAGCTCACTTTGGTGCGTAAGAATGAATCCAAACCCATTGTGGTGAAAATGTTGCGCGACATCATTAAGATTAAATCCGTGCACGCCAAAAATCGAAGGGACACACTTCTTGTATGTGCGGGTCAATTCATTTGATCGCAATGTGGTTAAAGGGGTGCTCACCGAGCTAAGAAAGGCTAGAAACTTACAGGGCATTGTGCTCGATTTGCGCTCCAATCCGGGAGGACTTTTAAGCCAAGCCATCGATCTATCTAATCTCTTCATCAAGCACGGCATCATCGTGTCGCAAAAAGGACGGGTGAAGGCCGAGGACATTGAATACCACGCCGATGGCAAAGCCCCCTACCCCAATTTGCCCATCGCCGTTTTAGTCAATGCGGGCACAGCCAGCGCAAGCGAGATTGTCTCAGGGGCTCTGCAAGATCACAAACGCGCGGTCATCATTGGGGAAAGCACCTTTGGTAAAGGCAGCGTGCAAACCACCTTCCCCGTGGGTAGGGACGAGGCGATCAAGATCACCATCGCCCGCTACTATTTGCCCAGCGGGCGCACGATCCAAGCCGTGGGGATCAAGCCCGACATTGTGGTGTATCCGGGCAATGTCCCCCAAGATGAAAGCAAGTTCAGCATTAAAGAGGCGGATTTAAAACACCACTTGCAGCAAGAATTACAATCGCTAAACAGCAAATCCGAGAACAAAAAACACGAACATGGTAAAAAGGTTGAGGACAAAGAGAGCAAACCCATCACCCAAAAGGACATCAATGCGGATATTCAGCTAAAAACCGCCATAGACACCCTAAAAGTTTGGGACATCCTAACCGCTCCTAACAAAGAGAGCGCACATAGGTAGACGCTTGTGAGGGCGGGGCTAGCTTGCCTTTTATACTTCTTACTTTGCCTAGTTGGTTTGCAAAGCGAGGAAGTGCGGGCGAAGGTTGTGTATGTCAAAGTGGTGAATTTACAAGATTTGACCAGCAAGCCCGTGTATGTGGGGCAAAGAATCCGCGTACAATATAACTTAATGCTCTTCTCTCAAGCCAAATTTTTAGGGGCAGAGTTAGAAAACCTACCCGACCCTAAAGAGCTCAAACGCCTAAACTTTACCCCAAATTGGGTCGCTTCGGGCACGGACAGCTACAGCACCACTTACAATTACAAGGTTTTAGGCACAAAGGCGGTGATCCCTGCTCTTAAAGTGAGTGCCTTCGTGCAGGATCAAGATTATTTGGATAAATCCAGTGCGCCCGCCATCCCTTTGCAAGTGGTTGACCTCTCAGCACACCCTAATTATGTGGGCGTGGTGGCAACAAACTTTAGCGTTACCGGCTACAAGGTCAAAGAATACGACACCACCCACAATATTCTCGTCTTTGAGTTGCAAGCCAAAGGCGCAAATTTAGAAGATTTTAAAATCCCCGGCGAATTCAAACAAGGCTTTGAGGGCAGCCATTCAGGTACGGATAATGTCAGTGGGGTTTATTATTGTATTTTGCCAAAGAGCATGCAAAGCTTGTCTTTTAATTATTTTTCCTTGCAAGAGGCACAATTTAAGGAATTGCATTTTTCTTTAATCCCCATTGAAGAAAGTGTGAGCACACAGAGCAACCTAAAGCCTAAGAACAATTTACTGCTCTTTTCAAACATCTTTTTAATGGGCTTGTTGCTTGTGGTTATAGTGTGCTATTTTCTCACAAGTTATAAAAACACGGCATTGGTCGTGGCTATTTTGCTCATGGGGGTTTTGCTGTGGAATGTCCTTTCCACCTACCGCACAGGGGTTTTAAGAGCTAATGCAACGATTAAAATCTTACCCACGCAAAATTCAACTTTGCTCTTGATCCCCAAGCAAGCCCTGCATGTCAAAATCATAGGCGAGCATGCCAAATACTATAAAATCATGACAGATGATGAGAAAATCGGTTGGGTGAGGAAGGAAGATGTGGAGTAGAATCCGAGGCATTTATACGCTCTTGGTCGTGGGTTTGGGGCTAGGTTTCATCATTTTAATGAACTTTCTAACCCGTAAACACAACAATTCCCGCCAAACCCGTAAATGGTGTCGCTCTTTTTTCTTTTTAGTGCATTCCCCCTTAGAGAAAATCGGGGAGTTTGATTTAAGCGCAGATTTGATTGTGCTCAACCACCAAAGCATTATTGACATCATTTGCCTAGAGGCTTACCACCCCCGCAACATTTGCTGGGTCGCCAAAAAAGAGCTGGGCGATATGCCCTACTATGGCTACGCACTTAAAACTCCTGAGATGATTTTAATCGACAGAGAGGATCGGCGCGGATTAGCCTCTTTGCTTAAAATTGCCAAAGAAAAGCTAGAGCAAGACCGCCCCTTGGTGATCTTTCCCGAGGGGACAAGAAGCCGTGGGCTAGAAAAATTCTTGCCCTTTAAGCCGGGGGCTAAGGTTTTAGCCGAGAAGTTACATTTAAAAATCCAGCCCATACTCTTACTCAACACCCGCAAGATTTTTAACACCAAGCCCATAGAATCGCAAGCTACGCATTTACGCATGGTGCTCATGCCCGCCTTCACCCCCGATTTAAGCACGGATTGGTACACCAAATTAGAGCAGGACATGCAAGCCGAGTATCAAAAACACTACCACGAACTCAATGGTTAGGCTTGCATTTTTATAAAATCTGTGCTAGAATGCGGAATTTTGGGGTGTTAGCTCAGCTGGGAGAGCGCAACGCTGGCAGCGTTGAGGTCAGGGGTTCGATCCCCCTACACTCCACCACTCCCTAAAATCTAAAAACTTTGGTTATTTACTCAAGAAGTCAGCGATCGCTGTGGCTTTGTCGGTTTGCTCCCAACTAAACCCTTCCCGTCCAAAATGCCCGTAAGCTGCCGTTTGGCGGTAAATGGGGCGTAAGAGGTCTAAACTTTCAATGATCCCCTTTGGGGTGAGTTTAAAAAGCGCACGCACGCACGCCTCAAGGTCTTGGGGGGTATAAATGCTTGTGTGGTGGGTGTTGATGTAGACAGACACGGGGTCCACAATGCCGATCGCATAGGCGAGTTGCACAGTCGCCCGCTTACACACCCCGCTAGCCACCAAATTTTTAGCGATGTAGCGCGCCATGTAAGCCGCGCTGCGATCCACCTTAGAAGGATCTTTGCCGCTAAACGCCCCACCCCCGTGTGGGCAAGAACCCCCGTAAGTATCCACGATGATCTTACGCCCCGTAAGCCCTGCATCGCCTTGCGGCCCGCCGATGACAAATTTACCGGTGGGGTTGATGTGGTATTTGATGTTGTCGTTTAAAAACTCCTTAGGCAAGACTTTATACACGATCTCTTCAATCACCGCTTCGCGTAGGTGCTTTTGGTCGATCTCGGG is a genomic window of Helicobacter sp. NHP19-012 containing:
- a CDS encoding outer membrane family protein, with product MKKNEDTRWSKLVEGVRKLRNALTPALLASSSLGVCGLDAISYEVHGDLINFSKVGFNNSPINPVKGLYPTGTFVELTGKLESTVHLGKGWSFTLGGALGGMPYDNTRYDKYASDIKIPKSWANACGSNYNGPDSANGFCVPFDDPSAHPVQGSYQYAMQHGGVADPRGIGYMFMGEWNGLFPNYYPASAYTPGQSRRYEIYKANVQYKSDKIWIIAGRYDTTQVKDIDWFYQLTQGFYGMFKLTNKLTFQVFSSWGRGIADGQWMFPIYREKPWGEHKVGVIYQVNKHFSIHPHVWFAPEVFTAPEIKMYYDTNPEFSGRGFRSQTTFYGMYVYQWDNAMYGRYAPARYNTWDPWLDGGKWRGLQGPGGATILIKERLDFNNYNVGFGIYDNIGNPNPNIGTYGNPVAIDGVEQWTGGIYSLGFASINNITDADAFTAYVKTGAVYGKFDWELAERYTTAPRADGQALALYLDYQFGKHIKAGIKLEWFLQVIRAGYNPGVGFLSYMGQPLSLNTGAFSAAGFFQGPQNTGGIAHTVVQDRSHLMTHISYSF
- a CDS encoding outer membrane family protein, whose amino-acid sequence is MLLVSERILAFDMSISGKLSSYTLYGFNNKKYNPSKFIYPTGSYTSLLAEMNVSMDLYKGLHAEVGGMLSALPYDSTAYQGNDIAPGQPGGPAVNGGKNYYNHDGGIFWEYIGWYAGHSGSNVQQPRYAMVHNAYLSYDYKGIFGVKGGRYELSDYDWFTSFSQGVEGYVKYKDYKLRVLYSDARASASSDWFWPFGRYYTSGKPLMIAEFRYQKDHWKVNPYFYSIFGRMNAPGINITYDTNPHFRNKGFRWVGTFVGFFPFFPPSGRGYDIILFGQETMGKAGQTLFFRSRFYYNKWQFGGSIYKNIGNANGDIGIYGDPLGYNIWTNSIYDAEINNIVGKDALNGFLYFGSRFHGITWKVLGRLTTSPRANEQSVALFLGYFLSRYNLKFDLKLEYYNNITKKGYCLGYGFEGSDQCGSWDTETNSYAPRLPHNVDSGRSHLMFTVTYGFQLL
- a CDS encoding outer membrane family protein; this translates as MITRKLSHILYSLTFLINPLKAFDFKITGRLDSFSKIGFNHSKINTKYGIYPTESFVDIAGFAQMKVGLLPKHTTDHELSFSLGGAMAGLPYDSTKYLRDQDGQIYGSVVHNFIGGWHGYFFNKYLSQSVGAYHARPYVLDTAFLQYDYKHKFGFKIGRYEANIDFMSGSNQGFEFYYRPIKNLKFWWWSSYGRGLAFNSWIYQFYASTPYLKPGGNPKDDRSWINYGWHGITATYDYKKLSAQAFFYFAPKTYNAPGFKLIYDTNKNFQLVGFRSQTLFMLTIPVYDSGWYDPSTKQYSIWDSLQHGSYVGKYGVTLNIRQAFWWNRLAIILGLYHTFGNSDALLGSHTMPMGNNTSYVNNYVSSSIVGFDFWDNTAYDGLADALTNANTTTIYGSVGSIYKKFAWHIFGRVSLANRNVQGHIGRSNEYSTALSLDYAFTRSVFLHFKLEYYGVQMHQGYQVGYFGAPQWNKPDYRANYQDRSHIMTNVTLKF
- a CDS encoding outer membrane family protein, with translation MKKVVLLSKSLVAYLGLLSQASSMDWKHFDLRQLEQFAKFKAGVESFSKIGFNNKPINTNKGLYPTETFVTIVGYLQMDLPEIMPKAARANGHHMSGSLGGFGGGLLYDGTKDTINQVTGKPYGSMAWNYFGYWGGLVGQKPWAQCWYGAGGGSQASYAGKSAAQLQAMSNATSIGGVNTADCVQGYANNTRNYVIYNAYIDYSYKNIFRFRGGRYESPADYMSGYTQGLDMTLNLNHFKFWWFSCFGRGFAYNEWLYNFYSPKTYTLADGKKINPGVHAFYITWEYKGFSVVPFVYFSPNNEYSPCFTLMYDSNPKFKGIGWRSQTDITVLNPFYAKRFWDTYQFGMISHRNAHSLMIKQRFDYNNYNFGGGIYQNFGNANWMIGYHGSRLGFDFWDNTVYANTINSLSYMMDSNAFTAFLFGGGVYKKWLWGLIGRLTYGPRADEQVFAFNLGYEFSKRFYADIKVEYYNQIMRHGYKIGWNGPFLPDQPATDQDRSHIFTEIKVKL